The Devosia sp. 1566 sequence GACTTGAAAAACTCACGTCTCTTCATGCACTTCCTCCCCATAGGTGCAGCTTTGCTGCACAAATACCGTTGTCGCGCCGAGGCCAGCCTTTGGTCGCGTCCGTGACAAGTTGAAGTAAAAAATCAGCCGGCACGCCGCCTGTCCAGTATCTTGTTGCAATCCCAGCAAGATCGTCTCTGCAAAGGTTTTTTTGGCCCACCGGGATTAAACCGCTTCGGGCGGTGTTGACGCTGCTGAGGGCCGCTTTGCCGCCCCGCCAAACAGGAAGGAAAACTCCATGTCGATCCGCATGTTTGTTGCCACCGCCTCCGCGCTCGCCTTGTTCGCCACTCCTCTTGCCGCCGCTGAATATCTGGGCGGCGCCGTTCAATCCACCGATATCGGGGGCAAGATGGTCCTGACCGATGCCGACGGCATGACCCTTTATATCTTCGATAAGGACGAGCCCGGCGTCACCAATTGCTATGAGAAATGCGCCACCAACTGGCCCCCGCTTATGGCCGAGGACGGCGCCACGCCTGAGGGCGAGTTCACTCTGGTCGATCGCACCGATGGCGGCCAGATGTGGGCCTATAAAGGCTGGCCGCTCTACTACTGGAAGGACGACATGGAGCCCGGCGACATCACCGGTGACGGCGTCGGCGGCGTCTGGCATCTTGCTGTTGAATAAGGACGGCGGAAGCCTGGGGTGACCGAGTTCCTCGACGATGTCGAAGCCTGCGTGCCAGCTCTCCGGCGTTATGCCCGGGCGCTGACGCGCAGTGCCGACCTCGCCGACGACCTGGTGCAGGATTGCCTCGAGCGCGCCATTTCGCGCCGTGGCCTGTTCCGCCCTACCGGCCCGATGCGGGCCTGGCTGTTCACCATTCTGCTCAACCTGTACCGCAATGACCTGCGCACCCGGCACCGCCAGGGTGCGATGATGCCGCTCGATGCCATTGCCGAACCCGCGACCGCGGCGCCCCAACCCGGCCATCTAGCCCTGGCCGAAATGGCCAGGGCCATTGAAACCCTCCCGCCCGAACAAAAGGAAGCCTTGCTGTTGATTGCCCTTGAAGGCCTCTCCTATGCCGAGGCCGCTGCTGTCCTTGGAGTTCCGCTTGGCACGCTGATGTCTCGCCTCGGCCGCGCCCGCGCCGCCCTGCGCCTTCTGACCGGCACCCCGGCCGAGCCGCATCTGAGGACGGTGAAATGAACGCCCCCAGCCGCGATACGCTGATGGGCTTTGCCGACGGGCAGCTCGATCCCACAACGCGCGAGCAGGTCGAAGCCTATCTGGCCGCCAATCCTGACGTCGCGGCTGAAGTCTCAAATTGGGCTCGCCAGAACGACGCCATTCGCACCTTATTCGAGCCAGCAGGGGCGGAGCCGGTACCGGTGAGGCTGCATCCCCGGCGGATGGCCGCCGAGCTCACCACCCGCCGCCACCGCCTCTGGCGGCAGGCCGTCGCCGCCGTCCTCCTTGTGGGTTTGGGCCTGGGCGCCGGCTGGTTCGCCCGTGCCTGGTCGCCTGCCCCGCAGCCCAGCACTGTGCTGATCGCCGATGCCGTGCGCGCCCATGACGTGTTTGTGGCTGAGAACCGCCACGCCGTGGAGGTCGCCGCCAGCGAAGAGGATCACCTGACTTCCTGGCTTTCCAACCGGCTGGAAACGCCCCTCGCCGCGCCCGACCTCGCGGCCGAAGGTTTCACCTTGGTGGGTGGCCGTCTGCTGCCCGGCACGGCCGCGGCCGGCGGTCGCGCCGCTCAGTTGATGTACGAAAATGCTGGGCGTGACCGGGTAACCATCTATGTCACCGCAGCCCTGCCCGACCGCGAACACGCCTACGAATTCGCCAGCCTGGAAGGGGCGGAAGCCTTTTACTGGGCCAATGCCCGCATCACCTGCACCGTAGTGGGCACCCTGCCCGAGCCACAGATGCAAATCGTCTCGCAGGCGATCTACCGGCAACTGACCGGTGACGGCGAACCTGAAGAACACTATCGCAGCTAGCGGCGGTCAGCCATTCGCCCCTAGGGGCGAATTACGGGGCGGCAGGTCGATGGAATAGATATTGTGCAGCCCCACCGCCTTGATATCCCGTTCCCCGCAAAGGGCCATGGTGATGTCGAGCTCGCGCCGGATGATCTCGAGCGCCCGCGTCACCCCGGCCTCGCCGCCCGCCCCCAGCCCCCACAGGAACGCGCGGCCGATAAAGGTGCCCTTGGCCCCCAGCGCCATGGCCTTGAGCACATCCTGGCCCGAGCGA is a genomic window containing:
- a CDS encoding sigma-70 family RNA polymerase sigma factor, translated to MTEFLDDVEACVPALRRYARALTRSADLADDLVQDCLERAISRRGLFRPTGPMRAWLFTILLNLYRNDLRTRHRQGAMMPLDAIAEPATAAPQPGHLALAEMARAIETLPPEQKEALLLIALEGLSYAEAAAVLGVPLGTLMSRLGRARAALRLLTGTPAEPHLRTVK
- a CDS encoding anti-sigma factor — protein: MNAPSRDTLMGFADGQLDPTTREQVEAYLAANPDVAAEVSNWARQNDAIRTLFEPAGAEPVPVRLHPRRMAAELTTRRHRLWRQAVAAVLLVGLGLGAGWFARAWSPAPQPSTVLIADAVRAHDVFVAENRHAVEVAASEEDHLTSWLSNRLETPLAAPDLAAEGFTLVGGRLLPGTAAAGGRAAQLMYENAGRDRVTIYVTAALPDREHAYEFASLEGAEAFYWANARITCTVVGTLPEPQMQIVSQAIYRQLTGDGEPEEHYRS